TTATTTTCCTCACCTTGGCTCTCTCCCTGTGAGAGATGGGTAGAATTGGAGCAACTTATGGCAGACCCCCGCATGACCAAACTGGCCGAATTATTAGTCAATTATTCTGTTGAAATCAAACCCGGCGACTGGGTGATGGTACGTGGTGACGTGGCCGCCGAACCCTTGGTCGCCGAAGTGGTGCGTCAGGTGGTGCGAGCGGGCGGCAAGCCCACGGTCCTGCTCAATAGCGATGCCATCGAAGAAGCATTCCTGCGCGAGGCCAGTCCGAAAATTCTAGGGTGGGTTTCGCCGGTTAATGAAATGCTCTACGAGCAAGCCGATGTGCTCATGGCGTTGCGCGCCACCAGCAACACCCGCGCCCTGACCGGCATTGATCCACAAAAAGAGCGCATTCGGGCTGTAGCAAACCGCGGCCTGACCGAAACTTACATGCGCCGTTCGGCGGCCAAAGAGTTGCGCTGGGTCGGCACGCAATATCCCTGCCCGGCATACGCCCAGGAAGCCGATATGAGTCTGAGCGAGTATGAAGATTTTGTTTACGCAGCGACTTTTTGTGACTGCGATGACCCCGTAGCGGAGTGGAAACGCGTCCACGATGAGCAACAAAAAATTGTCGATTGGCTGGCGGGCAGGAAAATCGTGACCGTGAAAAGCCCCAATGCCGATATGACACTATCCATCGAGGGGCGCACCTTTATCAATTCGGATGGCAAGAAGAATATGCCCAGCGGGGAAGTTTTTACCGGACCGGTGGAGGATTCTGCCAACGGATGGGTGGCATTCAACTACCCTGCAATTCGGGGTGGGCGCGAGGTCGAAGGGGTGCGGCTTGAATTCAAGGATGGCAAAGTCATCCAGGCCAGCGCCAAAAAGAACGAAGCTTACCTGCTAACTCAACTCGACAGCGACGAAGGCGCGCGCTACCTGGGCGAATTCGCCATCGGCACCAATTACGGCATCACGCACTTCACCAAGAGCATCCTCTATGATGAGAAAATCGGCGGCAGTTTCCATATGGCGGTCGGCGCGGGATACCCCGAAACTGGCAGCGTGAACAAATCCAGCATCCATTGGGATTTTATCTGTGATATCCGGAATGACAGCGAAATTCGCGTGGATGGGGAACTACTCTACAAAGATGGACAATTTGCAATTTAGGAGAAGCTCATGTTTTTTAGGAAAAAGAAGGAAACCACTCCTGTCTCTACAGTCAAAGCCGTTTATGTTATGGCCATCACCGCCGAGAAAATGCCAGCCGACGCGCTGATGTCCGCAGTAAAAGCGGCACAAGCCATGCTGACGCAGAAAAATCCAACTTTTGCCAAACTTTTCGGCGAACAAATGCAGCCCCAATCCAAAATCGAAGTCGCCAACATCAAATATGCTGGCTCGCTTATGCACACCCCCCAGACTATGCAAACGACACTTATTGGCTGGGTCAAAAATCAATATAATGTAGACGTTAAACTGGTCGTGAATAAGAATTTCTTTCCCCACGGGATGTTCGACGCCCAGAAGCGCGAGAATTTTTTCTTGTTCTATTTTGATATAAACGCGTAATGCAGGATAACGTCTTTGTCATCAGAACTCCGAGATTTTTTAAATCTCGGAGTTCTTTTATCCAAACAGATCAGTCCAACAATACAGTTTCATAAAGCTTTGCGATACGTGTGGCGATATTTTTCCATTGATAGGCTTGCGCAAAATTCACGGCCTTGCACGACATCTCGCGGCGCAAGGCATGATCTTCCAGCAATGTGGTCAGGCGTTCACTGAGCATTTGGGCATCGCCCACGGGGATATGATAGCCGGTTTCGCCATCCTGAATTAAAAAGGCCAGACCGCCAACTTGCGAAGCTACCACCGGTGTGCCACAAGCCATCGCTTCGAGGGCCACCATGCCAAACGACTCGTAGTGAGAGGGCATAATTACCGCATCGGCAGCAGAATAGTAGTAGGGCAAAGTCTCCTGGCTGCGGCGGCCCAAAAAAGTGACAAAATCATCCAGCCCGTGGGCGCTGCTCAAATCTTGCAGGCGAGTCATCTCAGCGCTGCGAGCTTGGCGGCTGAGATGCGGTTCGCCACCAATGATCGACATACACAAATGATAACGGTCTAACACGCCCTGCTTGCGCATCAGGGCAATGGCCTGGATCAGGGTATCGATGCCTTTGAGGGGTTCGATGCGCCCAACAAATAGCAGCATACGGTCGTCAACGGGAACGCCGATAAATTCTTTGGCCTCATCGGGTGGAATCGGGTAAAAGTGGCTGGTATCCACCCCGGGAGGAATCACGCTGATCCGCTCTGCATCAGCCTGGTACAACCATTCCAGTTGAGCCAACTCTGCCACTGTGGCCGCCACAATCCGGTCGGCCAGCTTGAGAACTTCATTTTCGCCCCGGATGCGGTAATCCCCTTCGGCCTCATCGGCATTACGAGCGATGCGTTGTTTCATCTTCCCCAGGGTGTGAAACATGTGAACGATGGGCACATTCCAGGCAGCCTGTAACTCGCTTGCTGCTATCCCCGACATCCAGTAATGGCTGTGGATCAAGTCGTATTGAAAATTCTTCTTCTCGGCAAATTCGAGAATATGCGTTACAAAGGTTGGCAAATGCTCGGCGAGCTGTTGCTTGGGCAGGGGCACTTCTGGCCCGGCGGGAACGTGTACAACACGATTGCCATAGCCCAGATCATGCGAAATGTGGGGCGCATGTTCGTCTTGAGAGCGAGTGTAAATATCTACAATGATGCCCATGCGCCCTAACTCACGGGTGAGTTCACGCACATAGACATTCATACCGCCGGTGTCTTTTCCACCCAGAATTGCCAACGGACAAGTGTGATACGATAACATGGCAACGCGCATGATGTACTCCAAGAGACTTTATTCAAGCTTGCATGGTTGCGAATTTGCTTGGTATAATCCAGGCCGCGCCACCGTAGCTCAATGGTAGAGCAATCGCTTCGTAAGCGATCGGTTAAGGGTTCGATTCCCTTCGGTGGCTCTTATATTTTAATTCTGCCAGTATTCCAAATTATTGGATTGCTAACGGGTATTTTATCACTAGGAGAAACTATGAAAATTTTTATCGCAGGCGTTATGCAAGGTTCATTCAAAGGCAAGGGTATCCAGGCCCAGAATTATCGCCAAATCATCGGCGATGCCGTCAAAATCAATCATCCCACAGCTGAAATCGTGGACCCGTTTTCGCTGTTTCCTAACAGTGTTGAATATGATGACCAGCGCGCCAAACAAACCTTATTTGCGATGGCGGCAGAAGCGGGATTCTCAGATATTTTAATTGCCTACCTGCCAGAAGCCAGCATGGGCACAACTCTCGAGATAGTGCGCGCTTACGATAATGGCAAATATATCATTAGCATCACACCGATGGAAGAAAATTGGGTGATTCGCGCCATGTCGACACAAATCTTCCCATCATTGGATGAATTTTGCGACTGGGTGCAAAAAACCGATTTAGAGAGTATCGTGTAAATTAACTCTTGGGAATTGCCCTACACTCCTAAATGTGGACAACTACCGCAGGGATTCCCAAAGAGCCTGTAAATTCTTTTGCGATAATAAAAGCCCTGCTGATATAATCTCATCATGCCCACACACCCCAACCCCATCGTCATCGGTATTGCCGGCGGCAGCGGTTCTGGTAAGACTACTGTCGCAAATGTTATTCTCGAACAAGTTGGTAAGCAAAAAATTGCCTACTTACCACACGATGCCTATTATAAAGATTTGAGTGAACTGCCCCGCACGCAACGCGCGCAAATCAACTTCGATCACCCCCATTCATTGGAAACAGAATTACTCACCCGGCATGTGCAACAATTGCAACAGTGGCAACGCATCCATCTGCCCATATATGATTTCAAGACACATTCCCGCACCGAGCAAACCATCTCCATCGAGCCGCAATCCGTTATTATTGTGGAAGGCATTTTGATTTTTGCCGAACAAAAACTGCGTGAACTTTTCGACGTGAAAATTTTCGTTGATACGGATTCCGACATCCGCTTCATTCGCCGTTTACAACGTGATATCACTGAGCGCGGTCGCACGACAGAAGCTGTCATCCACCAATACCTGAAAACAGTGCGCCCCATGCATCTGGAATTTGTCGAGCCGTCCAAGCGCTATGCCGATGTCATCATCCCCGAAGGCGGCTTCAATACCGTGGCGATGGATATGGTCGTCGCCCGCATCGAACGCCTGCTCACCAATAGCCAGTAGCTCCATCGGAAATACTTATGCACCCCAATACACGCGCGCGGACGATCTTCCGAATTCTGGCGTTATTGATCGTGATAGGGATCACATTTTTCATCTACAGCATTCGCGATCAGGCCAAAGAACTCACCGCTTACGGATATCCGGGGATTTTTCTCTTAGCCCTGCTGACTAATGCCACAGTATTTTTACCCGCCCCTGGCATTGCCGTGGTCTTTACGATGGGAGCCGTTTTTTCTCCATTTGGGGTGGGGCTTGCCGCCGGAGCCGGTGGCGCGCTCGGAGAGTTATCGGGCTATTTGGCTGGTTTCAGCGGACAGGGCGTCGTCGAAAAAAGTGCGCTCTACGCTCGCCTACATGGCTGGATCGAAAAATATGGTTTTTGGGCTATTCTGATGCTGGCCGCAATTCCTAATCCAACTTTCGATATTGCGGGGGTTGCTGCTGGAATACTAAAAATGCCGCTTTATAAATTTTTTCTGGCAGTTTGGATCGGCGTGACGATCAAAATGCTCATTTTTGCCTATGCTGGTGCACATTCCATGCAATGGCTGATTGGAAAATANNNNNNNNNNNNNNNNNNNNNNNNNNNNNNNNNNNNNNNNNNNNNNNNNNNNNNNNNNNNNNNNNNNNNNNNNNNNNNNNNNNNNNNNNNNNNNNNNNNNGATAAAGGGCATATCACCAGCCGCCTGTTTGCCATTGATGCAATGCTGGCCCAGGTCGATGAACTTCCCTGCAATATCAAATTTATCATCGAGGGCGAAGAAGAAATTGGCAGCGTGCATCTGCCTGAATTCATCGAAAAAAATCAGGAATTACTAGCCGCCGACGCCTGTGTATGGGAGTTTGGCATGGTCAATCATGAAGAAGTGCCCATGCAATATGTGGGCTTGCGCGGCATTTGCTACGTGGAACTTTCGGTCAAAACAGCCGATATTGATATTCACTCCGGGTTGGGCGGCTCAATTTTTCATAACGCCGCCTGGCGGTTGGTATGGGCGTTGAATACGCTCAAAGACGAGCATGAACGCATCCGCATACCGGGCTTCTACGATGCTGTGCTGCCCCCCAGCGAACGCGATATCGAACTGATGGGCGCGCTGCCGGATGTGGTCGAAGAATATCAAACCCGCTACGGTGTTAAATCTTTCCTCAAGGGCTTGACCGGCGGTGTTGATTTGCGTGTAGCGGAGGTATTCGAACCCACTTGCACAATCTGTGGTCTGACTTCGGGGTATCAAGGCCCCGGTTCAAAAACGGTGCTGCCTGCCCAGGCTTCGGCTAAAGTCGATTTTCGCCTGGTGCCCACGCAGACCCCCAAGCAAGTGCTGGAACAATTGCGGGCACATCTGGATGCGGAGGGATTCCCCGAGGTGGAGATCACCTTCCTCGGCGGCGGTCCAGCCGGACGTACAGACCCCGATGATCCCTTCATCCAGCTCGTGGTGGATACTGCCAGAGATGTGTACGGCGTCCCCATGCAAATTGTCCCCATGATCGGCGGCTCTGGCCCCAATTATCCCTTCGTGACCGTACTCAATCAGCCGGTTGCCACCGCCGGGGTTGGACATCCTGGCACGCAGGCTCACGCGCCAAATGAGAATGTGCGCCTGGATTTATACCTCAAACATGCCAAACATGTAGTTCGGATCATTGAAGCGTTTGCCAATGCATAGTGATTGTGTAAAAATAACTTCACGAAAAATGGGTTCAATCTGTGCAAATTGCTGCTCAATTCCCCAGGTCCTATTCAGATTGAACCCATATCATCATTCAGGCAAATCTCGGAGGCCTGAGTTCTCATAATTCATGAAACAACGCAGAATTCAACAAGACCTGGGCCTGAAATTGATGGCCTTGTATATTCTTTTCGTTGGTCCGGTGATTGCAGCGACGCTCTGGATTGCACATACGACTCAGAGTAATCTCGAAGATAATATCAAAGCTGCCGATCTGGCTTTGGCGCGGTCGATTGCCCAGGAAACAGATTTCGCCATGCGCAACGCGCTCCGGGCGATTGAAAAATTAGGCTCCTATGATGCGGTGATCGAAAACAATACCGCTGGCATGAATGAGATATTTAACAATTTTATGAGCGCGCGGCCAGAGGTCAATCTGGTGTATCGCCTCGACGAGACAGGGCAAATGGCTTTCCATTATCCAGTGGGGCCAACTTCGACAGTGGGAAATGACTTCTCGTTCCGGGAATATTTTTTACGCGCTCTGGCCTCAAGCGAACCGCTGATTTCGCACGGACGCATCTCGCCAACTACAAACCAGCCGGTAGCGACGGCAGTAATGCCGCTTTGGGATCATAAGGGGGGATTCCTGGGGGTTGTAGCCACCAATATTCGACTGGAAGCGCTCAGCCAAACCCTAACCAAGATTTCGCATGAGTATGATGACACCGAAGGTTTTGAAGTCTTTATTCTCGATGCAAGTAGCCAGATTGTTGCACACTCGAATACCGATTTACTTCTCACACAAATTCCGGAAAGCCACACCTATATCACAGACCCCTTGCTGCTTGGGCGCGTCGATTCGGTGATTGTGATCGCGCCCGATGGGATTGAGCGGCTTTACAGTTATGTGCCGGTGTCCAGCGCCGGTTGGGGCGTCATTGTCAGTCGGCCCGCAGAAGCCGCATTTTCTACGCCGCGCACATTTTATCGCAGTGCGCTAATTACACTGGTCATTTTCCTGATCACCTGTTTGATCTTCTGGGCGGGGCTAACCCGGTTAGTGATTCAACCCCTCGGAGCTATCGCTGCTTATAGTCGAACCATCGGGCAACCACACGATCTATCTCAAACGCGCGATACGATGCTGCCCACACTTGCCCACCGCCCCGATCAGGTGGGACGGCTGGCGCGCAGCATTATCCGTATGGAAGAATCTATTGAAGAGCGCTTCAAGGAGCTTTCCACCTTATTGGAAACGAGCGCATCGGTGGTCTCGACGCTTGAGCCACAAGCAGTACTCGACAGAATTCTGGAGGAGGTTGAACGCTTACTCCACTCCAGGATGATCGCTATTATCGCGCTGGATGAACAAGCCAGCATCTTCCGCGTGCGCGCCAGCCGCGGTTTATCCGAACACTATGTCAATCTAATCGCCATCGACCCCACTGAGCCACATTCGGTTTCTTTGCGCGCCCTGCGCACCGGAGAGCCGATCCAGATCAGTGACACGGAAACAAATCCATCTTTCGCCGCCGATCGAGCCGGGGCGCGCGCCGAAGGGTATCGCGCGGTATTGGCTCTTCCGCTCAACACACACTACGCGCCGCCTTCTGTGCTGCTGGTCTTTCGAGAAAAACCGCACGTCTTCACCGAACAGGAAATCTCCTTACTTTCTAACTTCGCTAATCACGCCGCTATGGCAATCGAAAATGCGGCTTTATTTGCTCGCAGCGATATGCGCTTGCAAGAACAAACCCGCCGTCTGGAAGCGCTGATCCTTTCACTAAACGCCGGGCTGATTCTGGCTGGCCCGGAGGGACGCGTGATTTATGCCAACCGGCGCATCAGCACGTTGAGCGAATTACCACTCCAGGCGATTACCGGCGCAGAGGTAAATCACATTCTGGAGCATATCCTCCGACACGCGACCGAACCGGAACAAAATCTCCAACGGATTAAAGATACACTGGTCAGCCAAGAAGAGCAAATTGCTGAATTCTTCCTGATCCAGCAAGGACGCACATTTTGGTATCGACTGCGCTCATTTACTGTCACCGATATTCGCGGCGTATCACTCGGTCAGGGCATTATTATCAACGATATTACCGCCGATCGCGAGTTGGACCGCATGAAATCGAATTTAATTTCAACGGTATCACATGAGTTGCGCACCCCACTCGCTTCTATTAAAGGGTATGCTTCCACCCTGCTGGCTATTGATGTTGAGTGGGATCATCAATCTCAACAAGACTTCCTAAAAATAATCTCGGATGAAGCTGATCGGCTCTCGATATTGGTAAACGAATTACTGGACCTTTCACGCATTGATGCGGGCAGCCTGAAAGTGGAGCGACGGCCTTGTGATTTAGGTCTGATCATCGAGCGCGCCGCCAAGCGCGCCAGCCCAACACCCGATTCTCGCTTGCAGGTGGAATTACCCTCCGACCTGCCTCAACTCTATGCCGACCAACGACGCATTGAGGTTGTCTTGCGCAATATTATCGAAAATGCCGCCAAATATTCGGGGCAAGATTCGCCGATTTATGTGCGCGCCAGTTTCGACGAAGATCAGATTACCGTAGCGGTGGCCGACGAAGGCCCTGGCATTCATCCCGATGAAGGCGAGCGCATCTTCAATAGTTTTTATCGAATCGAAAATGGCCTATCTCGCAACACGTCGGGCGCCGGTTTGGGGCTGGCGATCTGTAAAGGCTTTGTACAGGCGCACCAGGGCACTATTTGGCTGGAACCCACCGAACGCGGCGCCTGCTTCATGTTCTCGCTGCCTCGCATTCCAGAGGACAGCAATTCAGAATGATCCTGCTTGCGGCAGCGCAAGTTTTGTGAAGGATGGAAATAATGAATAATCCAGTAGTACTGGTTGTAGACGATGAAAAAACACTGCGCGATTTTGTGCGGCGCAATCTGGAAGTACGCAGCTTTGGAGTCGTTACTGCGGCGAATGGGCTTGAAGCGTTGGCAATCTTCAATACGCAAAATATCGATCTGGTCATTCTGGATATGATGATGCCGCGTATGGATGGTCTGGAAACCACCCGGCGTATTCGACAACATTCGACGGTTCCGATTATTATTTTGACAGCGCTGGACGAAGAAAGCGATAAAGTACGCGCCTTCGATCTGGGGGCAGACGATTATTTGACAAAACCCTTTGGTGTGGGCGAACTACTGGCACGCGTCAAAGCTGTATTACGCCGCTCGCGCTGGGCCGAATCGCCTACGCGCCAGGGTCAGTTGATTCACGGAGAAATCATCGTGGATTTGGAGCGGCACAGCGTTAGCGTGCGCGGGCAGGGCATCAAGCTAACGCCAACCGAATTCAATTTGCTCATCTATTTGATGGAGCACGCCGGAAAAGTGCTGCCGCACCAGGCGATTCTCAGACATGTATGGGGGCCAGAATACGGCGAAGAAACCGAGTATTTGCGGGTATATATTGGGCATCTACGCCAAAAAATTGAGCTTGACCCATCCAACCCACGATGTTTGCTTACAGAACGGGGGATTGGGTATCGCTTTGAACCCCCCGTGCAATATATCACTAAATAAGATTTTTGTTCTTCCGGCAGGAGAAAGTTCAAAAGCGAATTACGGATAATTTTAGGGGGAATTTATATTGTTTTTAGGTTAGCAGCTTTTTTTTTATCTTTTCTTTGCAAATTCTCACTATAATCAGTTCCACTAGCGCGGAAACCGCGTCGTAGAATTATGATTACCGCTTCACTTGGACAAATTCTATTCTATTCAAGTCAAGGAGGTGTGTCTAAGAAAAAAAGGTAATAAAGGTGTTCAATCATTAGGATCATTAAAGTTATTTCGGAGGAATGGAATGAAACGACTATTTACGTTACTTTTTGCTTTACTGGTTGTTAGCACTTTGGTATTGGCTGCCTGCTCACCTGCGCCAGCAGAAGCACCCGCGGCTGAAGAAATGGCGGAAGAAGCTGCTCCTGCCGAAGAAGAGGCCGCTCCCGCCGAGGAAGCTGCGGCTGAAGAAGAAATGGCAGAAGAAGTTGCGCCTGCCGAGGAAGCTGCTTCAGCCCCCGAGCCAGTTACTGTGGTTATCGGCTTTACCTCCTCGATAACCGGCTCTCAGGAAGTCTCTTCCAAGCGTCAGGTGAACGGCTTCTCCCTGTGGATGAATCAGGTCAACGAAGCCGGTGGCGTCACACTCAGCGATGGCACAGTCGTCACGTTTGAATTTGTCACCTATGATGATGAATCTACCGCTGAGCGCGTACAGGAACTGTACACCCGTCTGATTTCTGAAGACAACGCCGATTTCTTGATCAGCCCCTATTCGTCAGGTCTGACCTCCGCGGCTTCCATCGTTGCAGAACAAAACGGCAAGGTTATGATTACCACCGGCGCAGCCGACGATGCCGCCTACAAGACCGGCAATACCGGTCTCTTCCAACTCTACACCCCCGGAAGCCTGTATATGTCCAGCACAGTGGATATGCTTCAGGGACTCGATCCCGATGCCAAAATCGCCCTGGTCTACGAAGCCGCAAAATTCTCCACCAGCGTTGTCGAAGGTATCAAACCCTATCTTGCAGATCGAGGCTTTGAAGTCGTTCTGGAAGAAAGCTACGCATCCGACACGGCTGACTTCGGCCCAATCGTCAACAAGATTGCCGGATCCGGCGCAACCGTATTACTCGGCGGCGGTCATTATAATGATGGCACGGCTCTGGCTCGCGCCCTTTACGAGCGTCAGATTGGCCTAAACTTTGCTTATCTGTTGGTCGCCCCTGCCGACTCCAAGTTCCCGGAATTGGGCGATGCGGCTCTTGGCATTGCTGTTTCCAGCCAATGGGAACTCGCAGCTACTCATACCGAAGCCGAAGCAGCTAACATGGGCATGGAATGGTTTGGCCCCACGGGCGAAGATTTCGCAGCCGCCTATGAAGCCGTTGCTGGCGATCCCCCCACCTATCACGCCGCCGGAGGCTATACAGCAGGCCTGTTACTCCAGAAGGCCATCATCAATGCCGATTCGGCTGACCCCGAAGCCGTTAAAGCCGCTTTGAATGCCATGGATCTGATGACCTTCTATGGTGGCATCCAATTCGACACATCCGAAGAAGCGCATGGTTTGCAAATCGCGCACAAAATGGTTGTAGCCCAGTGGCAGATGAATGACGCTGGCGAGTT
The window above is part of the Chloroflexota bacterium genome. Proteins encoded here:
- a CDS encoding aminopeptidase, with the protein product MADPRMTKLAELLVNYSVEIKPGDWVMVRGDVAAEPLVAEVVRQVVRAGGKPTVLLNSDAIEEAFLREASPKILGWVSPVNEMLYEQADVLMALRATSNTRALTGIDPQKERIRAVANRGLTETYMRRSAAKELRWVGTQYPCPAYAQEADMSLSEYEDFVYAATFCDCDDPVAEWKRVHDEQQKIVDWLAGRKIVTVKSPNADMTLSIEGRTFINSDGKKNMPSGEVFTGPVEDSANGWVAFNYPAIRGGREVEGVRLEFKDGKVIQASAKKNEAYLLTQLDSDEGARYLGEFAIGTNYGITHFTKSILYDEKIGGSFHMAVGAGYPETGSVNKSSIHWDFICDIRNDSEIRVDGELLYKDGQFAI
- a CDS encoding glycosyltransferase, which translates into the protein MRVAMLSYHTCPLAILGGKDTGGMNVYVRELTRELGRMGIIVDIYTRSQDEHAPHISHDLGYGNRVVHVPAGPEVPLPKQQLAEHLPTFVTHILEFAEKKNFQYDLIHSHYWMSGIAASELQAAWNVPIVHMFHTLGKMKQRIARNADEAEGDYRIRGENEVLKLADRIVAATVAELAQLEWLYQADAERISVIPPGVDTSHFYPIPPDEAKEFIGVPVDDRMLLFVGRIEPLKGIDTLIQAIALMRKQGVLDRYHLCMSIIGGEPHLSRQARSAEMTRLQDLSSAHGLDDFVTFLGRRSQETLPYYYSAADAVIMPSHYESFGMVALEAMACGTPVVASQVGGLAFLIQDGETGYHIPVGDAQMLSERLTTLLEDHALRREMSCKAVNFAQAYQWKNIATRIAKLYETVLLD
- the udk gene encoding uridine kinase, which translates into the protein MPTHPNPIVIGIAGGSGSGKTTVANVILEQVGKQKIAYLPHDAYYKDLSELPRTQRAQINFDHPHSLETELLTRHVQQLQQWQRIHLPIYDFKTHSRTEQTISIEPQSVIIVEGILIFAEQKLRELFDVKIFVDTDSDIRFIRRLQRDITERGRTTEAVIHQYLKTVRPMHLEFVEPSKRYADVIIPEGGFNTVAMDMVVARIERLLTNSQ
- a CDS encoding VTT domain-containing protein, with the protein product MHPNTRARTIFRILALLIVIGITFFIYSIRDQAKELTAYGYPGIFLLALLTNATVFLPAPGIAVVFTMGAVFSPFGVGLAAGAGGALGELSGYLAGFSGQGVVEKSALYARLHGWIEKYGFWAILMLAAIPNPTFDIAGVAAGILKMPLYKFFLAVWIGVTIKMLIFAYAGAHSMQWLIGK
- a CDS encoding M20/M25/M40 family metallo-hydrolase produces the protein DKGHITSRLFAIDAMLAQVDELPCNIKFIIEGEEEIGSVHLPEFIEKNQELLAADACVWEFGMVNHEEVPMQYVGLRGICYVELSVKTADIDIHSGLGGSIFHNAAWRLVWALNTLKDEHERIRIPGFYDAVLPPSERDIELMGALPDVVEEYQTRYGVKSFLKGLTGGVDLRVAEVFEPTCTICGLTSGYQGPGSKTVLPAQASAKVDFRLVPTQTPKQVLEQLRAHLDAEGFPEVEITFLGGGPAGRTDPDDPFIQLVVDTARDVYGVPMQIVPMIGGSGPNYPFVTVLNQPVATAGVGHPGTQAHAPNENVRLDLYLKHAKHVVRIIEAFANA
- a CDS encoding GAF domain-containing protein: MKQRRIQQDLGLKLMALYILFVGPVIAATLWIAHTTQSNLEDNIKAADLALARSIAQETDFAMRNALRAIEKLGSYDAVIENNTAGMNEIFNNFMSARPEVNLVYRLDETGQMAFHYPVGPTSTVGNDFSFREYFLRALASSEPLISHGRISPTTNQPVATAVMPLWDHKGGFLGVVATNIRLEALSQTLTKISHEYDDTEGFEVFILDASSQIVAHSNTDLLLTQIPESHTYITDPLLLGRVDSVIVIAPDGIERLYSYVPVSSAGWGVIVSRPAEAAFSTPRTFYRSALITLVIFLITCLIFWAGLTRLVIQPLGAIAAYSRTIGQPHDLSQTRDTMLPTLAHRPDQVGRLARSIIRMEESIEERFKELSTLLETSASVVSTLEPQAVLDRILEEVERLLHSRMIAIIALDEQASIFRVRASRGLSEHYVNLIAIDPTEPHSVSLRALRTGEPIQISDTETNPSFAADRAGARAEGYRAVLALPLNTHYAPPSVLLVFREKPHVFTEQEISLLSNFANHAAMAIENAALFARSDMRLQEQTRRLEALILSLNAGLILAGPEGRVIYANRRISTLSELPLQAITGAEVNHILEHILRHATEPEQNLQRIKDTLVSQEEQIAEFFLIQQGRTFWYRLRSFTVTDIRGVSLGQGIIINDITADRELDRMKSNLISTVSHELRTPLASIKGYASTLLAIDVEWDHQSQQDFLKIISDEADRLSILVNELLDLSRIDAGSLKVERRPCDLGLIIERAAKRASPTPDSRLQVELPSDLPQLYADQRRIEVVLRNIIENAAKYSGQDSPIYVRASFDEDQITVAVADEGPGIHPDEGERIFNSFYRIENGLSRNTSGAGLGLAICKGFVQAHQGTIWLEPTERGACFMFSLPRIPEDSNSE
- a CDS encoding response regulator transcription factor gives rise to the protein MEIMNNPVVLVVDDEKTLRDFVRRNLEVRSFGVVTAANGLEALAIFNTQNIDLVILDMMMPRMDGLETTRRIRQHSTVPIIILTALDEESDKVRAFDLGADDYLTKPFGVGELLARVKAVLRRSRWAESPTRQGQLIHGEIIVDLERHSVSVRGQGIKLTPTEFNLLIYLMEHAGKVLPHQAILRHVWGPEYGEETEYLRVYIGHLRQKIELDPSNPRCLLTERGIGYRFEPPVQYITK
- a CDS encoding amino acid ABC transporter substrate-binding protein, encoding MKRLFTLLFALLVVSTLVLAACSPAPAEAPAAEEMAEEAAPAEEEAAPAEEAAAEEEMAEEVAPAEEAASAPEPVTVVIGFTSSITGSQEVSSKRQVNGFSLWMNQVNEAGGVTLSDGTVVTFEFVTYDDESTAERVQELYTRLISEDNADFLISPYSSGLTSAASIVAEQNGKVMITTGAADDAAYKTGNTGLFQLYTPGSLYMSSTVDMLQGLDPDAKIALVYEAAKFSTSVVEGIKPYLADRGFEVVLEESYASDTADFGPIVNKIAGSGATVLLGGGHYNDGTALARALYERQIGLNFAYLLVAPADSKFPELGDAALGIAVSSQWELAATHTEAEAANMGMEWFGPTGEDFAAAYEAVAGDPPTYHAAGGYTAGLLLQKAIINADSADPEAVKAALNAMDLMTFYGGIQFDTSEEAHGLQIAHKMVVAQWQMNDAGELTRVIIAPADVATAEPLYPIPAP